The genomic DNA CCTTATCAGACTTTATTGTATCCCCGCCCGCAAGCACTATACCATAATTTTCCGCGTAAGCCAGTATTCCCCGCATTATAAGGCCGGCATAATTACCGGAATCTTTTTTTGGCACCCCTATATTCACAAACATGTATTCCGGGATTCCCCCCATAGCGCATATATCAGAAATATTTATAGCCGCGGCTTTTGCGCCAATCTGCATGGGGGTAAAGTATTTCCTTTTAAAGTGGGTGTTTTCGTAAAAAGAATCGGTGGTAATCAGCAAATTTCTGCCGTTTTCTTTTATTACGGCGCAGTCATCGC from Candidatus Goldiibacteriota bacterium includes the following:
- a CDS encoding thiamine-phosphate kinase, which encodes MREFKFISEIKSRITVKDKSLIKGIGDDCAVIKENGRNLLITTDSFYENTHFKRKYFTPMQIGAKAAAINISDICAMGGIPEYMFVNIGVPKKDSGNYAGLIMRGILAYAENYGIVLAGGDTIKSDK